A region of the Megalops cyprinoides isolate fMegCyp1 chromosome 21, fMegCyp1.pri, whole genome shotgun sequence genome:
GTCTTCCCTAATGATGgcagtctcactcacacatacagcgCAGGGTCTTCCCTAATGATGgcagtctcactcacacatacagcgCAGGGTCTTCCCTAATGATGGCAGTCTCACTCACAGATACAGCGCAGGGTCTTCCCTAATGATGGCAGTCTCACTCACAGATACAGCGCAGGGTCTTCCCTAATGATGGCAGTCTCACTCACAGATACAGCGCAGGGTCTTCCCTAATGATGGCAGTCTCACTCACAGATACAGCGCAGGGTCTTCCCTAATGATGGCAGTCTCACTCACAGATACAGCGCAGGGTCTTCCCTAATGATGGCAGTCTCACTCACAGATACAGCGCAGGGTCTTCACTAATGATGGCAGTCTCACTCACAGATACAGCGCAGGGTCTTCCCTAATGATGGCAGTCTCACTCACAGATACAGCGCAGGGTCTTCCCTAATGATGGCAGTCTCACTCACAGATACAGCGCAGGGTCTTCCCTAATGATGGCAGTCTCACTCACAGATACAGCGCAGGGTCTTCCCTAATGATGGCAGTCTCACTCACAGATACAGCGCAGGGTCTTCCCTAATGATGGCAGTCTCACTCACAGATACAGCGCAGGGTCTTCACTAATGATGGCAGTCTCACTCACAGATTTGCTGCTCTCGATGGCGTTGCTCAGGTCGCtctgtgatggtggtggtgcaATTGCTGCTGCTGGATGCTGAGCTGGAGCGGCCCGAGCGGGAGTCTGGTTTGTGgtgggctgctgctgtctgtcggTGTCGCCTCTGACACTTTCCTGCCACACTGTAGCTGATTCACCGCAACCAGCAGAGGCACTGACGAGACTACCTGCAGCTGGACGAGCCCATCATTGGTAAAACTCAATGCGGATCCAACTCTCCACACTTTCCACTATCAGTCAATCCACtgccagagctgcagcagaaagtGAGTGAGGAAACGCAGGTGCTGATGAAAGCGCTGCTCTCCGCAGGGCTGGCGCACCTGGCGGAGGTGCAGGGCAGGCCACAGAGTTCGCTCGACCCCGTCGGCGCTGCCAGACTCCGCTACGTCTGCAGACTCTGTTTCTGCGAGGCAGACATGCCCGACATGGTCAGCCACATCGTGGGCCGCAAACACCGGCAGAAGTACCTGGTATGGCTACCTGCACCGAggctgcgtgcgtgcgtgtgtgtgtgtaggtgtaggtgtaggtgtgtgggtatgtgtgtgtgtgtgtaggtgtaggtgtaggtgtgtgggtatgtgtgtgtaggtgtaggtgtaggtgtgtgggtatgtgtgtgtgtgcatgcgtgcgtgtgtgtgtgtaggtgtgtgtgtgtataggtgtgtgtgtgtgtgtgtgtgtgtgtgtgtgtgtgtgtgtgtgtgtgtgtgggtgtgtgtaggtgtgtgggtatgtgtgtgtgtgtgtaggtgtaggtgtgtgggtatgtgtgtgtgtaggtgtaggtgtaggtgtgtgggtatgtgtgtgtgtgtgtgtgtgtgtgtgtgtgtaggtaggtgtgtgggtatgtgtgtgtgtgtgtgtgtgtgtgtaggtgtgtgtgtgtgtgtagatgtgtgtgtgtgtgtgtgtgtataggtgtgtgtgtgtgtgtgtaggtaggtgtgtgggtatgtgtgtgtgtgtgtaggtgtaggtgtaggtgtgtgggtatgtgtgtgtgtgcgtgtgtgtgtgtgtgtgtgtgtcccttcactgctgtctctctctcaggagacGCAGAGGCCGGACTTGGTGACCTGGGACCTGAACAACATGGCACAGCTGGGGAAGGTGATCCGGGCTAAAGCAGAGGTGGCAGAGCGTCAGGAGGGGCGCGGGGTTCCAGAGGTACGGCTGCCCCTTCCACTCAGAGGGGTGTCCACACCTGTCCCAAAGTGAAACCCCGCTGCTTCTGCTGTGTGCTTATGTCTGCCTTATTTTCTAAATTAGGAGTCAAAGAGAAGGCCGAAAGGCAGACAGGGTACATTGCAAGGTGAGTTTTGTCACTGTGTTCCTGATTTCCTGAGGGATGCATCCTCCCCGGCGTAGCCCAGCTCCCTTTACTCTCTCTGTAAAATCACTGACGTTGCAggagcggcagcagcagcggcagcggcgACGTCCAGCTCCCAGATACACAGCAAAGTCCCGCTGAGTCACCCACTTGGCGGCCTGTCACCCCAGGacaggggggcggggaggggggggcagagctggCTCAGCCGGGAGGGAGGTCATCTGAGGGAAGACCTGCGTAGGCGGAGCTATGCAGTCGAAGACCCTCCTGGGCAGGGTTATTCTAGGGAAAACCTTCCTGGGCGGGGTTATGCTAGGGAAGACCCTCCTGGGCGGGGTTATTCTAGGGAAAACCTTCCTGGGCGGGGTTATTCTAGGGGAGACCCTCCTGGGCGGGGCTATGCTAGGGAAGACCCTCCTGGGCGGGGTTATGCTAGGGAAGACCCTCCTGGGCGGGGTTATGCTAGGGAAGACCCTCCTGGGCGGGGTTATGCTAGGGAAGACCCTCCTGGGCAGGGTTATTCTAGGGAAGACCCTCCTGGGCGGGGTTATGCTAGGGAAGACCCTCCTGGGCGGGGCTATGCTAGGGAAGACCCTCCTGGGCGGAGTTATGCTAGGGGAGACCCTCCTGGGCGGGGCTATGCTAGGGAAGACCCTCCTGGGCGGGGCTATGCTAGGGAAGACCCTCCTGGGCGGGGCTATTCTAAGGAAGAGCCTCCTGGGCGGGGTTATGCTAGGGAAGAGCCTCACAGGCAGGACTTTGCAGAGGGGAAGGCCTTCAGTTCGGGGCGGGATTGGCGCACTGGCTGTGCTGAGAGCAGGACCCTGGAGAGGCAGGGGGGGTTCAGGAGGGAGTATCCCCACGACCCTCCTGCCGGTGTGATTGCTGTAGGTGGAGACAGGGGGGCATGTccagacactgcagagagagatgaagtgCACCAAAGGGGCAGGGAAGAGGACAGGAGGGGCGGAGTTTATGAAGAGGGCAGGAGGGGCGGGGTTTATGAAGAGGAAATGAGGGGCGGAGTTTATGAAggcagagggggcggggtgttTGAAggcagagggggcggggtgttTGAAGGCAGAGGGGTGTTTggctgtggagagcagggcaggggtgAGAGGTGCAGGGATTCCGCAGAcggggaggagctggagagatCTTTCCTGGGCAGGAGAGATGTGCTGCGGAGAGCCACAGAGGGGGCCAGCGGTTTGCAGGAGCTCCCTGAGACCTTCAGGCGCTTCTTATCTGGGGCTTCAGATAAACAAGGCTCCAGCAACACAGCCAGAATGAACCGGTTCTCAGAGGAGACGGGCCCAGAGCGACACCTGACACCAAACAGGTTAGAACAGGAGGGAATCATAGCAGTTTAGAACAGGGGGAGTCACAGAGCTGTTTAGAACAGAGGTGGGATGCCTTCTTTGGCAGGTTTGCAGTAGGAGACACATATGCATGTTAGTAAGGGGGTCGTCAGCCATAAGAAAGTGAATCTGGTTGAACAATAATGTActaataatatacaataatgtaaacttcaaaaaggaaaaaacaatcTGTTCAATTCCACAAAACAGAAGCTGATCAACAAAAGTGATGTATCTGTTAACTTTGTTTCTTGGCATGTGCTGAATTCAGACAATAGCACAAATGTGAACTTAATAGCACTAAAGCACAGTGGCTTCACTGCCTGCATGGTCTGTGGATGTAGAGGTTTGCAGCTGAGAGATCTGCAGCCAGCTTTATCACTCCTGCAATGCTTCATTCAGCATTGTCAGATGAACTTTCCGTCTTCCAGGGATGTAGATTGGATTCCCAGCAAGAGGCTGAAGCGGGACTCCTGTTGTCCTGAAAAGGTATGCTGCCCTGGGCCGGGGGCTGGAAAACCCCTCTGTCCGAAACTGAGGGGGTGGGCTGAGGTAGCAGTGCGTGGGAGACCTGGGGAAGGCAGTGGTGCTGATGGCCAttagggggcagtcttccctctgtgTCCCAATCTACATCTCATGCCATAAAGCCATCACTTAATGGTCTCAGGTCGCCTTGTCAAGGGCGTCTCAGTCCAATCCCAAATAACGTccttcccccttcctctcaGCTGTGTAATGAGAAGTCTCATGGCATGTGGACTCACTCGCTCATTGGTGAACGGGGACAGAGCTGCCCCTCAGTGCAGCTGTAGGATGTGACAGAGTCGGgcatttctctgctgtttgtgaTTGACAGGGGGATTACGCAGCACAGGATTGTGGGATGGGCGCAGAGCGCAGCGACGTGTTGGATGTTCTGGTGAGGCCACAGTCCAGCAGTCTCGTTTCTCATTGGGTGGGGGACATTTATCTGCGCGTTCTGGATTCTGAATGTGGATTGTTTGTTATAAgcttaaaaactgaaaaccttATTATGTTTGAGATGAATATGGATTTTAGTGATTTCTGAATGGGAATGACTTTAATGTACACAGTGAATCAGCTGCTTATAGATGAAGTCAAGACATTTATTACCCATCAGCATGCTGgtgttttaaaaaggaaagtttACCTTTCTTCTGCTGCAGTGATAGGAGATACTGACAGCCACATGGTGATCATACTGCTCTGTTTGTCTGTAGTTAACACTGTGTTGTGGTCACTAGTCTGAGAGTAGTTTGTGATGTAGTGTCTTATGATTAATTTGAAAGTAGTTTGCGGTTATTATGCATGTTTGATCCTCTGCTCAATTCCAGAAAAATATTGACATTGAAAGCATGGAAGAGGCCAACTTCATCAAAGACAAGCTGTGCAAGCTGCTGAAGGAGTTTCAGGCCAGCAAATCTGAAAAGCAAGAGGTACAGAGTGAGATTTGTGAGTTTGCgtgatgatgtcagtgagacGTGTGTTACAGCTGATGTTCAGTGTtgcttttccctcctttttcaGTCTGTGAGGACGAAGCCAGCTGTCATTTCCAAAGACTACAACCACCTGAGTGCACACCATGGAAACACCACAGAGACGAGAGATTCAGGACATCAGCACAACAGAAATTTTAGAGAATCACAAGATCGCCATGAGGAGAATCCAAGATTTTCACAAGATCGCTATGAGGAGAATCCAAGATTTTCACAAGATCGCTATGAGGAGAATCCAAGATTTTCACAAGATCGCCATGAGGAGAATCCAAGATTTTCACAAGATCGCTATGAGGAGAATCCAAGATTTTCACAAGATTGTTCCAGAAGAAATTCAAAAGATTCACGAAGTTACTATGAGGACAATCCAGGAGAAGATCACAGGAGAGGGTCACAAGATCGCTACGAGGGACATTCCGGAGGGTCACAGGGGCATTTTGGAGCATATGGCCTGGACCTCGGAGTGACCCGGCGAGGGTGCCCTGAACGTGAGCAGTGGTGTGGGGCAGGTACTGTGGGGCTGGGCTGGTACTGTGGGGTAGACTCTTTCCTTGCTGAAGGAAAGAAGACAAGGATGtacattttgatgtgttttctgCAAAAATTGCTTACctttattaatgtgttattaatgtaaaatgtgatttttggaAAAGGAGCTGTTTATGCATGAGTAGTTGTTGGCTCATAGCTGAAGCTGATGCATAGTTATCTCATAACTAATTTCTAGCTGCATGCTCTTTTTGTACGTTTTgatcttattttcatttaaaattttttacattttttagacatttttgtaAAGGCAGCCTGCCAGCCTGAGGCTGACCCTCCCCAACCCAAAGCACATCCCTACCAACAACCCTTCACTTACCCAGAGGAGGCGTGGTCTCGGGAAGCCAACCTGGAGCGACCTTTCACCCCCCAGctgcaccccccctctctcccacccgaGCAGGGCTATGAAGGAAGACGCCATGGCAACGCTGGAAGCTCTGCCACCCTGGATAAGATCACCTCCACCCTCCTGCAGCTGGTGACCCGCAGAGAGCCGCTCTGACCCTCGCTGGGAGCCGCGACACAGGGGTCCTGTCTGCATGTACTATTTCTGTCCTACTGTAACACCCTTAGGTGTCAAAGTGGTTTTTAAGTTACTGTTAAAATACagttatgtatttgtattagTACGCTTATTTGTATTAGTTATGACTGAGCCAAGCAGTGGACTGACTGGGGCAGCAGGGGCTCTGCGTTTGTTGGCTGTGGAACCGCTTTGTCCACATTGTAGCATAAAGTAAATTTCTTTTACTAAAATGTGTCATCTCCCGAGTAATGTACAATATGAAGCATACAGGAGCTCCAGCATTGCACGAGGGTCTTGTCTGTGTGGCTGCATTTCTGTGACATCAGGATAAAACAGGATTATAAAGAGGCTCAGGCttagcttttctttttttatttggactttttgaatgaaaagggaGGAGCAGTACAGAGGAATGTAAGTCCAGTTAAATGTGAATTTACAGTGGAAACAACTACAAAGGCAAGACTAACTCTATGCCTTAATTACTATTTTTCTGCTGTAGatacaaaatgttaaatgaaaataaaaacagggcTGTAATGCAGAAGGGCACTCCCCATCGTTCAGCAGTGAGCTGTAGTGACATGCAGATCAGCCTGGACCACAAAGGGTTAAACGGACCCAAATAAACTACTGCAATGAGCGTGACGGAACCACAGGCCCGCTCAGCCACACTCACGCTGGTTCTGCTCTGACCCACTTTCATATACTGTTACATCCAGCCATGGGGCCTAGTGACCTACAGCAACCCTGGGGTTCTACAGTAAGGTCAATAAGTACATCATaaattacatattaatattaacaggGGCCGTCTGTCCCTCTGACTGCCTCCTGCAGTTTTACATTGCTATGgatcagtgacatcacaactAGTGCCAGCCgcatacaaaacaaaagggtTTAAAATCCCATCACTTTGACAATTCACATCAATCATTGTGAagaagcaaaacacaaacagaaactatACTGACCAGAGGCGGGAGGCGGAGACCCGGGGAGCTAACCCAACAGCGAGCACTACAGAATCGCACAAAAGCATTTCCACAAGCACATCGTGTCTCTACTCACAAAATCTCATCTCCTCCTGGAACCACAGGAATCGATACAACTCAGATGGGTTTGGTTTGTGTTCTGGGGGTAGCAGTGCACTCTGAAGCCGGGCTCTCCCGCCTGCGCTAGCTCCTCATGCAGTCCTACAGGAGCGTCACTCACCATGCAGTGTGCAAAGCAAACCCACTAACAGCAATCTGGGCTGCTTCAGCTGGCCTCTAAGACCAGCACGTATCAGCCAATCAGTGAGATCCAAACAAGGAACGTGGAAAACCAGAGGCTATGAATATATTAGATTTTTCAGTAAAGGATTCTTCACTCTTTTCTACTCAGGTACTGAAGTATGTTGCAGGTTCCAGAGTAGGACCTGAGGGGAGGTGCTCTGCCCTCACCTCTGCAGGTGCAGTGTttcagggaggggagagggagcttCAAACTCAGAAAGGAAAGAATAAAAGACTCATTATCACTTCACTTAACATTCAGTGGCTTCTGCCTGCCCTCCactcctgcagggggcagtctaATCACGTGCACGGCCCACAATGGCCAGGATGTAGAGGAAGATGTTGATGATATCGGTGTAGAGGTTAAGAGCTGCAAAGATGTACTCCTCTGGGCTGAGGGCCAGCTTCTTGTTTCCCAGGAGCAGCTGAGTGTCCACAGCCAAGAACTGCAAGCAGACAAACACCAGCAGTAAGTGCAAAGTGACTGcagtcaaacacaaacaaagcactGGAGATTCACTTGTTTGTAAAAGACGCAAAGAGTCAGAACATTCGAATGACCGCTCTGGCCTGATGCTCTGTGAGTTTGAGAATGACCGCTCTGGCCTGATGCTCTGTGAGTTTGAGAATGACCGCTCTGGCCTGATGCTCTGTGAGTTTGAGAATGACCGCTCTGGCCTGATGCTCTGTGAGTTTGAGAATGACCGCTCTGGCCTGATGCTCTGTGAGTTTGAGAATGACCGCTCTGGCCTGATGCTCTGTGAGTTTGAGAATGACCGCTCTGGCCTGATGCTCTGTGAGTTTGAGAATGACCGCTCTGGCCTGATGCTCATCTCTCCTTGCTTTCCTTATCAAATGAGCCCAGTGTGGGGCATGGCTGGCTAGTGGATGTGGGGACTGTTAGCGGGACTCTGTGTTTAGGGTTAGCGGGACTGTTAGCAGGACTCGCTGTGTAGCGTTAGCGGGACTCAGTTTTTAGCATTAGCAGGACTCGCTGTGTAGCATTAGCGGGACTCGCTGTGTAGCATTAGCGGGACTCGCTGTGTAGTGTTAGCGGGACTGTTAGTGGGACTGTTAGCGGGACTCGCTGTGTAGTGTTAGCGAGACTGTTAGTGGGATTCCCGGCGGTACTCACGCAGGTGAAGAGCAGGGCCCCCAGGGACGCGTAGACGATGTGCAGGATCTTGTGACGGATGAAGATGCAGAGGATGGAGAAGAGGAGCAGCACGATGAGGCAGACGAACAGCACACCCCGGCAGGAGGTGAAATCGTACTTGCTCTGCGtcaggggagaggaagaagcaCATTACACAATGATGCTGAAAATCAGTCACGACTCTCCACATGATTCGATCTTTAAAACCTTTATTGTAACCATCACCACgccaacaaacacatttacgTGACAAACAGTGGGAGAAGGTCTGGCAGGGAAAATACtgctaataataaatatataatataataaataactgtaaacTCAAGTCTGAGTGTGTGGCCCTGCTCATGAAGAAAGATATTAATAATGGCTAATGGAAGATTCCCCACATACTGAGAATCTGCTGAAGTCCTGCAGAAGTAGCACTGTTCAGAGTGTAACTCTGGGTGCTGCCAGCTTTAACACTCTGCCCCCTGcggtgaaacacacacacctgctgtgctctgcacatttctgctgtctgttcatAGTGCGCTTGCTAACCTGAAGTTACAATGTAAAACTCTTTATACCAGCAGacttcacagagctgcagtcaaTGTATGTGCAGGTTAAATACAGACTTAAGCCAGAAATAAAGGCACCCTGCAGTGTAAATGCGGTTTAACTAGCTGTTTTAGTGATGGAGCTGCTAAGAGCCTGAGGACTGTCAGGTGACTGCCACAGAGAACAATTAGCACAGGCTCCCTGACAGACACCTATCAAAAGACAGAAATTATACAATACCTTTACAGattgtcaaaatgcatttgattcaATTATTCAACCTCTTGAAATGTGCAGAGTAAAAAATGCAAGTTTGaagttaaaatatatatatattttttttaaatttcattgtgAATGAAGTGAGACAGGCTGTGACCCAGTGTGGACACCGAGTTACACTGCTCAGACATGCTGGACCCTGGCAAGAGACATGAGAAAGCCTGAAGCCGTACTCCCCCATGgtgggttagggtgagggtcAGGGGCCAGGGTTAGCTGTGGAGAAACTGacctgaagagagaagaggacgACGGTGAAACACACGACCGCAGTGATGCCGACCGCCATGATGACAGAGTCTGTGTCATAGAAGCTGGCGATCATCCCCACCATGTAGGACAGGCTCAGCGTGAGGAtggactgacagacacagaaaaaaagcctgaGTCCCAAACTGAGTACCACTGAGTACTTGTGTCaccattacagacacacagcaaatgCCACACTGACCTACAACACAGTATATTCTGCCACACATTCTAACACCCTATTCCTCAT
Encoded here:
- the LOC118796333 gene encoding uncharacterized protein LOC118796333, whose translation is MPDMVSHIVGRKHRQKYLETQRPDLVTWDLNNMAQLGKVIRAKAEVAERQEGRGVPEESKRRPKGRQGTLQGAAAAAAAATSSSQIHSKVPLSHPLGGLSPQDRGAGRGGQSWLSREGGHLREDLRRRSYAVEDPPGQGYSRENLPGRGYAREDPPGRGYSRENLPGRGYSRGDPPGRGYAREDPPGRGYAREDPPGRGYAREDPPGRGYAREDPPGQGYSREDPPGRGYAREDPPGRGYAREDPPGRSYARGDPPGRGYAREDPPGRGYAREDPPGRGYSKEEPPGRGYAREEPHRQDFAEGKAFSSGRDWRTGCAESRTLERQGGFRREYPHDPPAGVIAVGGDRGACPDTAERDEVHQRGREEDRRGGVYEEGRRGGVYEEEMRGGVYEGRGGGVFEGRGGGVFEGRGVFGCGEQGRGERCRDSADGEELERSFLGRRDVLRRATEGASGLQELPETFRRFLSGASDKQGSSNTARMNRFSEETGPERHLTPNRDVDWIPSKRLKRDSCCPEKGDYAAQDCGMGAERSDVLDVLKNIDIESMEEANFIKDKLCKLLKEFQASKSEKQESVRTKPAVISKDYNHLSAHHGNTTETRDSGHQHNRNFRESQDRHEENPRFSQDRYEENPRFSQDRYEENPRFSQDRHEENPRFSQDRYEENPRFSQDCSRRNSKDSRSYYEDNPGEDHRRGSQDRYEGHSGGSQGHFGAYGLDLGVTRRGCPEREQWCGADIFVKAACQPEADPPQPKAHPYQQPFTYPEEAWSREANLERPFTPQLHPPSLPPEQGYEGRRHGNAGSSATLDKITSTLLQLVTRREPL